In the genome of Massilibacillus massiliensis, one region contains:
- a CDS encoding YaiI/YqxD family protein produces the protein MKIIIDADACPKQVLEICKSLGKQYTIEVYTVANFNHHIDNKYHIVVDNNAQEADLKIINMTKADDIVITQDWGLAAMVISKKAVCLNPSGVQYDTNNMDFLLEEREMKAKLRRSGGRTKGPKKRVQKNDLRFRDILANILQTKKAIPQ, from the coding sequence ATGAAAATAATCATTGATGCGGATGCCTGCCCTAAACAAGTTTTAGAAATCTGTAAGTCACTTGGCAAACAATATACTATAGAAGTTTATACCGTTGCCAATTTCAATCATCATATTGATAACAAGTACCATATCGTCGTAGACAACAACGCACAAGAAGCTGATCTTAAGATTATCAACATGACGAAAGCAGACGACATCGTCATAACACAAGACTGGGGTCTTGCAGCTATGGTCATTAGTAAAAAAGCGGTTTGCTTAAATCCTTCCGGAGTCCAATATGACACAAACAACATGGATTTTCTACTGGAAGAACGGGAAATGAAAGCAAAACTGCGGCGCAGCGGCGGGCGCACGAAAGGGCCAAAGAAAAGAGTACAAAAAAATGATTTGCGGTTTCGAGACATACTAGCAAATATATTACAGACCAAGAAAGCAATACCGCAGTAA
- a CDS encoding PAS domain-containing sensor histidine kinase — protein sequence MDYIYFSLFGTTVGTLAMILVYIYLYFMYHERYMGIWTVAWSIFLLRNILFDSGACNILPNLNHSLLSFSIYQLLFIASSLTFIWGTYIFTDEPFKKSWIYGAIGSSLLSIALFLMPLPGFYKLIPPAWFGGVVLGWIAIAFFKHEETLGIGRIIAGTAFLLWSILTIILPFFYQVFPLLIAMTASVLRLIITISTIMVFLEKSKTTLIHKEAHYRQLLENAIDIIFYYRLLPKTKLEYLSPSVLSVTGYTAGEYYSDEKLILKLIHPDDLDLFYNFIHSSDKLYHQPLILRLLRKDKSILWIEQKCVPIYDKLGNLIALEGIVRDITDRKALEKVAASVDRMNIVGSMAVAVAHEIRNPLTTIRGYLQFLGKKPEYQKDTCRFNLMIDEIDRANTIIREYLALSKEKVAHLHKNSLNTCIESLFPLIEADATASKVYVELDLSYISDVLLDENEIRQLLLNLVRNSIEAMPSGGRLIIKTFEDKNTVTLSIIDQGKGIPPHILDKLGTPFITTKNTGTGLGLPICYQIIQRHNASIDVESSDQGTNISIRFKIPNHAE from the coding sequence ATGGACTATATTTATTTTTCACTATTCGGTACAACCGTGGGCACACTCGCAATGATACTTGTTTATATTTATTTATATTTCATGTATCACGAACGTTATATGGGGATTTGGACCGTTGCCTGGTCTATATTTTTATTGCGCAATATATTATTTGACTCTGGCGCTTGTAATATATTACCCAATTTAAATCATTCTCTACTCTCCTTTTCAATCTACCAGCTGCTATTTATCGCCAGCAGTTTAACTTTCATTTGGGGAACTTACATTTTTACTGATGAACCCTTTAAAAAAAGTTGGATCTACGGTGCTATCGGATCTTCCTTATTAAGCATTGCACTTTTTTTAATGCCATTGCCTGGTTTTTATAAACTAATTCCGCCTGCTTGGTTTGGCGGAGTCGTTTTGGGCTGGATTGCAATTGCTTTTTTCAAACATGAAGAAACACTTGGTATTGGTAGAATAATTGCTGGCACTGCATTTCTGCTTTGGAGTATTCTTACCATTATTTTACCGTTTTTCTATCAGGTTTTTCCTTTACTCATCGCCATGACAGCCAGTGTACTACGGTTAATTATTACGATTAGTACTATTATGGTCTTTTTAGAAAAAAGTAAGACTACTTTGATTCATAAGGAAGCGCATTATCGGCAACTTCTAGAAAATGCAATTGATATTATTTTCTATTACCGTTTATTACCGAAAACCAAACTTGAATACCTCAGCCCGTCGGTCCTATCTGTCACTGGTTATACTGCAGGGGAATATTATTCTGATGAAAAGTTAATTTTAAAGCTCATCCATCCAGATGATTTGGACTTATTCTATAACTTTATTCATAGTAGTGATAAACTTTATCATCAACCTTTAATTCTCCGCTTGCTCCGAAAAGATAAAAGCATTCTATGGATTGAACAAAAATGTGTTCCCATTTATGATAAATTAGGCAATTTAATTGCCTTAGAAGGAATTGTCCGCGATATTACCGATCGAAAAGCATTAGAAAAAGTCGCAGCTTCTGTTGATCGAATGAATATTGTAGGCAGTATGGCAGTAGCAGTAGCGCACGAAATCAGAAATCCATTGACGACGATTCGAGGCTATCTGCAATTTTTAGGGAAGAAACCAGAATATCAAAAGGACACCTGTAGATTTAATCTAATGATTGATGAAATTGACCGAGCAAATACAATTATTCGTGAATATCTAGCTCTATCAAAAGAAAAAGTCGCGCATTTACACAAGAACTCTCTAAACACCTGCATCGAATCTTTATTCCCACTGATCGAAGCCGATGCGACAGCTTCAAAAGTCTACGTTGAACTCGACCTCTCTTACATATCAGATGTCTTGTTGGATGAAAACGAAATCCGCCAATTGCTTCTCAATCTAGTTCGTAACAGCATCGAAGCAATGCCTTCTGGCGGGAGACTCATTATTAAAACTTTTGAAGACAAAAACACGGTAACTTTATCTATCATTGATCAAGGTAAAGGCATTCCGCCTCATATATTAGATAAATTAGGGACACCATTTATTACTACTAAAAATACAGGCACAGGGTTGGGCCTGCCGATCTGTTATCAAATTATTCAGCGGCACAATGCTTCGATAGATGTAGAATCAAGCGACCAGGGTACTAACATTTCTATTCGGTTTAAAATACCAAATCATGCAGAATAA
- a CDS encoding protein adenylyltransferase SelO, translated as MTIQPNANKTGWNFDHSYTHLPELFFSPLAPTPVKAPKLIMLNQVLAKSLGLNPELLKEKNNLAILSGNAIVEESTPLAQAYAGHQFGHFTMLGDGRAVLLGEQITPESKRFDIQLKGAGKTPYSRGGDGRAALGPMLREYIISEAMHALGIPTTRSLAVALTGESIYRETAQPGAILTRIAASHIRVGTFQYAANFGSPKDLQALADYTLKRHFPTCKNVDTPYIALLEEVIKKQASLIAQWQLVGFIHGVMNTDNMTISGETIDYGPCAFMDTYDPATVFSSIDRYGRYAYTNQPQIALWNLTRFAETLLPLLHETKSKAIQIAEDTLSAFTDLYHTAWLTGMRNKLGMLNETAQDETIIQDLLNLMQRNHADYTNTFRDLTFDKIENTKISTDQAFHTWHEHWQARLCKQSASKATIQEVMRKSNPAVIPRNHQVELALEAAVEKEDYAVMDKLLEILAVPYAHSANQDQYAAPPSPSDTPYQTFCGT; from the coding sequence ATGACAATACAACCTAATGCAAATAAAACTGGCTGGAATTTCGATCATAGTTATACTCATTTGCCAGAATTATTCTTTTCCCCACTGGCTCCAACGCCAGTAAAAGCGCCAAAACTTATCATGCTCAATCAAGTATTAGCTAAATCGCTTGGCCTAAATCCCGAGTTGCTGAAAGAAAAAAATAATTTGGCTATACTCTCTGGTAACGCAATCGTTGAAGAGTCCACACCACTAGCCCAAGCTTATGCAGGACACCAATTTGGCCATTTTACAATGCTAGGAGATGGACGTGCAGTTCTGCTCGGTGAACAAATAACTCCAGAAAGCAAACGCTTTGATATCCAGCTCAAAGGTGCAGGGAAAACACCATATTCCAGAGGCGGCGACGGTCGTGCTGCGCTCGGGCCAATGTTGCGCGAATATATCATCAGCGAAGCAATGCATGCACTCGGTATTCCAACTACACGAAGCTTGGCAGTCGCTTTAACTGGAGAATCAATCTATCGAGAAACCGCACAGCCGGGTGCAATTTTGACCCGTATAGCCGCAAGCCATATCCGTGTCGGCACCTTTCAGTATGCAGCAAACTTTGGCTCACCAAAAGATTTGCAAGCACTTGCTGACTACACATTAAAAAGGCATTTCCCTACATGCAAAAATGTAGATACCCCTTATATCGCCTTACTAGAAGAAGTCATAAAAAAACAAGCATCCCTCATTGCACAATGGCAGCTCGTCGGTTTTATTCATGGCGTAATGAATACCGATAATATGACCATCAGCGGCGAAACGATAGATTATGGACCTTGCGCTTTTATGGATACTTACGATCCAGCCACAGTATTTAGCTCGATTGACCGCTATGGTCGCTATGCTTATACAAATCAACCTCAAATCGCCCTTTGGAATCTTACACGCTTTGCTGAAACGCTCTTACCGCTTTTACACGAAACTAAGTCTAAAGCAATTCAAATTGCAGAAGATACTTTATCTGCATTTACCGATTTGTATCATACAGCTTGGCTTACAGGTATGCGAAATAAACTAGGCATGTTAAATGAAACCGCGCAAGATGAAACAATCATTCAAGATCTGCTCAATCTTATGCAAAGAAATCATGCCGATTACACCAATACATTCCGCGACTTAACGTTTGATAAAATAGAAAATACAAAAATCTCCACTGATCAAGCATTTCATACCTGGCATGAACACTGGCAGGCAAGATTGTGTAAACAATCAGCGTCAAAAGCAACAATACAAGAAGTTATGCGTAAAAGTAATCCTGCTGTAATCCCTCGTAACCATCAAGTAGAACTTGCCCTCGAAGCTGCGGTAGAAAAAGAAGATTACGCCGTCATGGACAAACTTCTTGAAATTCTTGCTGTACCATATGCACATTCTGCCAATCAAGACCAATATGCAGCGCCTCCTTCTCCATCTGATACACCTTATCAAACATTTTGCGGAACCTAA
- a CDS encoding ABC transporter ATP-binding protein, whose amino-acid sequence MPTQKKSFIGTLFEFAGSYRILLICSCIGSALSSIVSIFPYICIWFIIRDILNALPNFSQAAQIVQLGWLAIGFAFISIILYFIALLCSHLAAFRVEKNMRKIAMQKIINLPLGYFNANTSGRLRKIIDDNASLTHAFLAHQLPDLSGAIIMPIAIVSVFFIFDWRLGLVCLIPPLLSLSFLHKMTGGENATRMHAYMDALEDMNTTAVEYIRGIPIVKTFQQTVYSFKNFHTSITDYWKFASSFSLSCRVPLIGFILTIHAPSLLLIPVGLLFILTAADYKAFLLDLIFYMLFVPLCSTMMQKIMYTSESVLSAKTAILRISEILESKQLLEGKYDDALPNSSVCFENVTFTYPNHTQAALDQVSFTLPHGKTYALVGASGSGKTTLATLIPRFWDINGGSIKLGGIDIREFEENTLMKKISFVFQNTKLFKASLLDNIRAAKPEATREEALYAAHLAQCDDILEKLPKGIDSLVESDGVYLSGGEQQRIALARAILKDAPIVILDEATAFADPENEYQIQKAFEKLTKGKTVLMIAHRLSSIKNVDCILVMQKGKIAEHGSHESLLKQNGIYHKMWQEYQTSISWKVRKVAEHA is encoded by the coding sequence ATGCCTACGCAAAAAAAATCATTCATTGGCACATTATTTGAATTCGCAGGAAGCTATCGAATTCTTCTTATTTGTTCTTGTATCGGGTCCGCCCTTAGTTCGATCGTATCAATCTTTCCTTATATTTGCATATGGTTTATCATCCGCGACATATTAAATGCATTGCCAAATTTCTCGCAGGCCGCCCAAATCGTCCAACTCGGATGGTTGGCGATAGGTTTTGCCTTTATCAGTATCATTTTGTATTTTATTGCATTGTTATGTTCCCATCTGGCAGCATTTCGCGTTGAAAAAAACATGCGCAAAATTGCAATGCAAAAAATTATAAATTTACCATTGGGCTATTTTAATGCCAATACCAGTGGAAGACTGCGAAAGATCATTGATGATAACGCAAGCTTAACCCATGCTTTTCTTGCACATCAACTTCCTGACCTATCCGGCGCCATCATCATGCCCATTGCAATTGTAAGTGTCTTTTTTATTTTCGACTGGAGGCTCGGTTTGGTTTGTCTAATTCCCCCTCTTCTAAGTTTAAGTTTCCTTCATAAAATGACGGGTGGTGAAAATGCCACACGCATGCATGCATATATGGATGCACTAGAAGACATGAATACAACCGCCGTCGAATATATCAGAGGAATTCCAATTGTTAAAACTTTTCAGCAAACCGTCTATTCCTTTAAAAATTTTCATACATCCATTACAGATTACTGGAAGTTTGCTTCAAGCTTCTCCTTATCATGCCGGGTACCTTTGATCGGATTTATTCTTACCATCCATGCACCTTCCCTTCTTTTAATTCCGGTCGGTCTATTATTCATCTTAACAGCAGCGGACTATAAAGCCTTTTTACTAGATCTTATTTTTTATATGTTGTTCGTTCCTTTATGCAGTACTATGATGCAGAAAATTATGTACACCAGTGAAAGCGTTTTATCCGCAAAAACAGCAATCCTTCGCATCTCTGAAATCCTGGAAAGTAAACAACTGCTAGAGGGGAAATACGATGATGCCCTTCCAAACAGCAGCGTCTGCTTTGAAAACGTAACCTTTACGTATCCCAACCATACACAGGCCGCCCTCGACCAAGTGAGTTTCACATTACCACACGGAAAAACTTACGCATTGGTAGGAGCCTCCGGCAGTGGCAAAACAACGCTAGCTACGCTCATTCCACGCTTTTGGGATATAAATGGAGGCAGTATTAAGCTTGGCGGAATTGATATAAGAGAATTTGAAGAAAACACTTTAATGAAAAAAATCTCCTTCGTATTTCAAAACACCAAATTATTCAAGGCTAGTCTGCTAGATAATATCCGCGCCGCAAAGCCAGAAGCAACACGGGAAGAAGCACTGTATGCCGCCCACTTAGCACAGTGTGATGATATTTTAGAAAAACTGCCGAAAGGAATAGATTCCCTTGTAGAATCAGATGGTGTCTACCTCTCTGGCGGTGAACAACAACGGATTGCCTTAGCAAGAGCAATTCTAAAAGATGCACCCATTGTAATTTTAGATGAAGCTACAGCATTTGCGGATCCAGAAAATGAATACCAAATTCAAAAGGCATTTGAAAAACTGACCAAAGGGAAAACTGTACTGATGATCGCACACCGTCTTTCCTCAATTAAAAATGTAGACTGCATCTTAGTTATGCAAAAAGGGAAAATTGCTGAACACGGCTCTCATGAGAGTTTGCTAAAACAAAATGGTATCTATCATAAGATGTGGCAAGAATACCAGACCTCTATCTCATGGAAAGTCAGAAAGGTGGCAGAACATGCTTAA
- a CDS encoding DedA family protein, translating into MFLFDRMLDLLSGLGLTGVFVGVFLESIGLPFPGSVLVGFAGFLAKQGEFSIAFAWVASLLGYLLGSISAFLIGRHIGEPFIEKWGKYIRLTPKKIDKAKILLQKSAPAYIIGGRFLPTIGNVTPYVAGISGISAVKFVIFDMIHALLWLTIFLGFGAVIGSEWQSIVNSAWLKWIAIGAGIWFCIYLFRKLLAKQRKDKI; encoded by the coding sequence ATGTTTTTGTTTGACAGAATGCTGGATTTATTAAGTGGTCTTGGTTTAACAGGTGTGTTTGTCGGCGTTTTTTTAGAATCGATTGGACTACCGTTTCCAGGCAGTGTTTTAGTTGGCTTTGCTGGATTTTTAGCCAAGCAAGGAGAGTTTAGTATCGCTTTTGCCTGGGTGGCATCTTTGCTCGGATATTTATTAGGTTCAATTTCTGCTTTTTTAATTGGGCGGCACATCGGGGAACCTTTTATAGAAAAATGGGGAAAGTACATTCGATTAACGCCGAAGAAAATTGATAAAGCCAAAATTTTATTGCAAAAATCTGCACCTGCATATATCATTGGCGGAAGATTCTTACCCACAATAGGAAATGTCACTCCTTATGTGGCAGGTATCAGTGGTATTTCTGCTGTGAAGTTTGTTATATTTGATATGATCCATGCATTACTATGGCTGACTATTTTTCTGGGGTTTGGTGCGGTGATTGGCAGTGAATGGCAATCAATTGTAAATAGCGCTTGGTTGAAGTGGATTGCAATCGGTGCGGGAATATGGTTTTGCATTTATTTGTTTAGAAAATTATTGGCAAAGCAAAGGAAGGATAAAATATAA
- a CDS encoding amidase domain-containing protein, translating into MFNWDDVKNEAKRQFFMAGHTNDYFTPVTFAFSRNDAVYYAHTYAYQQNSKYPYYNGHDCTNFVSQCWTYAGIPITEDWFYDEGVSSPSWSGVDGFANYMVNRGYARITYSSLEANLGDVIQFYHPDLGGWHHSAIITSIDEYGNLYYAAHSDSTYDKPLSNVYPESGDELRFLCPNNAY; encoded by the coding sequence GTGTTTAATTGGGATGATGTAAAGAATGAAGCTAAACGGCAATTTTTTATGGCGGGACATACAAATGATTATTTTACACCAGTAACATTTGCTTTTAGTAGAAACGATGCTGTTTATTATGCACATACTTATGCATATCAACAAAATTCGAAATATCCATATTATAATGGACATGATTGCACAAATTTTGTGTCGCAATGCTGGACGTATGCTGGAATTCCGATAACAGAAGATTGGTTTTATGATGAGGGTGTGTCATCCCCTTCTTGGAGTGGCGTGGATGGATTTGCAAACTATATGGTCAATAGAGGATATGCGCGTATAACATACAGTAGCTTGGAAGCCAACCTTGGAGATGTAATTCAGTTCTATCATCCTGATCTTGGAGGCTGGCATCATTCTGCAATTATAACATCTATTGATGAATATGGTAATTTGTATTATGCTGCACATAGTGATTCTACTTATGATAAACCTTTATCTAATGTATATCCGGAATCAGGGGATGAACTTAGATTTCTTTGTCCTAATAATGCTTATTAA
- a CDS encoding D-serine ammonia-lyase yields the protein MNKIAGKTLTEWKQELPLLEPIINTEEVFWVNPQLEPCKHRTISSQLTQADIDDAEERLLRFAPYIKSAFPETSDSDGIIESDLRPIPQMQQKLSQLYAQILPGTFLLKCDNQLPISGSVKARGGIYEILKVAEEIALKHDILSRSDNYTKLMDEKFQKLFSKYTIVVGSTGNLGLSIGIISARLGFKVIVHMSADAKQWKKDLLREKGAIVIEHNTDYGAAVAAGRQEALQDPSSHFVDDENSSTLFLGYAVAAKRLKNQLLEKKITVDGDHPLFVYLPCGVGGAPGGITFGLRTIFGDNVHCFYAEPTHSPAMLLGLMTRQHDKVSAQQFGIDNITAADGLAVGKPSGFVGKTLEKDISGVFTVQDNPLYKLLQTLANVEGIYLEPSAAAGFVGPVKLCSSSAGKNYLNHHRLTDKMTDATHIIWATGGGMVPKNIMHDFLKT from the coding sequence ATGAACAAAATTGCCGGAAAAACACTAACGGAGTGGAAACAGGAATTGCCGCTCTTGGAACCAATCATAAACACCGAGGAAGTTTTCTGGGTAAATCCACAGTTAGAACCCTGTAAGCATCGTACGATCAGTTCCCAACTTACGCAAGCCGATATAGACGATGCGGAAGAACGCCTTCTCCGCTTTGCACCCTACATAAAAAGCGCATTTCCTGAAACCTCTGACAGCGATGGCATCATCGAATCCGACTTACGCCCCATCCCCCAAATGCAGCAAAAACTCTCGCAACTGTATGCGCAAATACTCCCCGGAACATTCCTTCTAAAATGCGATAACCAACTACCAATTTCCGGATCAGTCAAAGCCCGCGGCGGAATATATGAAATACTAAAAGTAGCCGAAGAAATCGCCCTCAAACACGATATACTTTCGCGCTCTGATAATTATACAAAATTAATGGATGAAAAATTTCAGAAGTTATTCTCCAAATACACAATTGTTGTCGGCTCAACTGGAAATTTAGGACTTAGTATCGGTATCATAAGTGCGCGTTTAGGGTTCAAAGTTATCGTTCATATGTCCGCAGATGCGAAACAATGGAAAAAAGATTTACTGCGGGAAAAGGGAGCAATTGTAATTGAACACAATACAGATTATGGGGCAGCAGTAGCCGCAGGCAGGCAAGAAGCACTGCAAGACCCAAGCAGCCATTTTGTAGATGATGAAAATTCTTCAACTTTATTTTTAGGCTATGCGGTAGCAGCCAAACGACTAAAGAATCAGTTGCTTGAGAAAAAAATCACCGTCGATGGAGATCATCCATTATTTGTCTATCTTCCATGTGGGGTAGGCGGGGCACCCGGTGGAATCACCTTCGGTCTTAGGACAATATTTGGTGACAATGTACACTGCTTTTATGCAGAACCTACACATTCACCAGCAATGCTGTTAGGACTAATGACACGCCAGCACGATAAAGTATCCGCACAACAATTTGGTATTGATAACATAACTGCTGCTGACGGGCTCGCCGTAGGAAAACCATCCGGCTTTGTAGGTAAAACGCTGGAAAAAGATATCAGCGGAGTTTTTACAGTTCAAGACAATCCCTTATACAAACTTCTCCAGACTCTGGCAAATGTTGAAGGGATCTACTTGGAACCTTCCGCTGCAGCCGGATTTGTCGGACCAGTTAAACTTTGTAGCTCTTCTGCCGGAAAAAACTATTTAAATCATCATCGGCTTACAGATAAAATGACCGATGCTACGCATATTATTTGGGCAACAGGCGGTGGTATGGTGCCGAAAAATATCATGCATGACTTTCTAAAAACTTAA
- a CDS encoding peptidoglycan recognition protein family protein, with protein sequence MNRRTFLCKTLYACGSLYLGQNLYQIPNVFARASENPSKNFIIKETNLKFTQALQNRYKTNLIVIHHVGGTDLDVSSEEIHKWHLANGWAGIGYHYVIRKDGTIERGRPRDAIGAHSYNYNKTSIGINLVGNFEIATPTSQQLESAGCLCAELCRIYGFLPNKTTIRGHKDLNHDTLCPGKNLYSQLKIIRRKAFIYV encoded by the coding sequence ATGAATCGAAGAACTTTTTTATGTAAAACGCTTTATGCCTGCGGCTCGCTATATTTAGGACAAAATTTATATCAAATTCCCAACGTATTTGCAAGGGCATCAGAAAATCCAAGTAAAAATTTCATAATTAAAGAAACGAATTTAAAATTTACGCAAGCTTTACAAAATCGCTATAAGACCAATCTCATTGTAATTCATCACGTTGGCGGTACAGATCTTGATGTTTCATCTGAAGAAATACATAAGTGGCACCTTGCAAACGGTTGGGCGGGAATCGGCTATCATTATGTGATCCGTAAAGACGGAACCATCGAACGAGGTCGTCCACGCGATGCAATTGGCGCACATTCCTACAACTATAATAAAACATCGATCGGAATTAATTTAGTCGGCAATTTTGAGATCGCCACGCCTACCTCCCAGCAGCTTGAATCCGCAGGCTGCCTATGTGCAGAACTATGTCGTATTTACGGATTTTTGCCTAATAAAACGACGATTCGGGGTCATAAAGACTTAAATCACGATACACTTTGTCCCGGCAAAAATTTATATAGTCAATTAAAAATCATTCGAAGAAAAGCCTTTATTTATGTCTAA
- a CDS encoding ABC transporter ATP-binding protein, producing MLKFLQQKFALSEKGAQDLIKGSLYSALVDLSMMLPVGLFFMMLKELLEPILNTSTTDPNLLNYLLLVILAFIVLYICQFLKYSSVFLSTYEESATRRISLAEKLRQLPLAFFAKRNLSDLTNTIMGDCATLEHAFSHAVPQLFGAILSTLVITAGLLYVDWRMGIAALWVVPAAFLMILGPKYLQNKAELKHYHAKRACADKIQECLETIQNIKACTMKEQYMQELNEKLDYAEQTQIHSELLTSTLVTSAQAVLRLGLVSVVLLGSSLLISEEIDLLTYFIFLIAASRLYDPLSGTLVNIAEILLARIPIKRMQELEAHPIPQGKKDAELADYDIVFDHVSFSYHTNEPVLKDISFVAKQGEVTALVGPSGGGKSTAAKLAARFWDVNAGKITLGGQDITTIDPEALLKQYAIVFQDVVLFNTTIMENIRLGKRNATDQEVRTAATLAMCDEFVSQLPLGYQTVIGENGSTLSGGERQRISIARAILKNAPIVLLDEVTASLDVENETKIQTALTALIKNKTVLIIAHRMRTVANADKIVVLSDGYVAQQGAPADLVKENGLYQNMVEIQKQNMNWTL from the coding sequence ATGCTTAAATTCCTACAGCAAAAATTTGCACTTAGCGAAAAAGGGGCCCAAGATTTAATCAAAGGCAGCCTATACAGCGCTTTAGTCGATCTCAGTATGATGCTTCCCGTTGGACTTTTTTTCATGATGCTGAAAGAATTACTAGAACCAATTTTAAATACAAGCACTACAGACCCCAATCTTTTAAACTATCTACTGCTTGTAATTTTAGCGTTCATCGTTCTATATATCTGCCAATTTTTAAAGTATTCCAGCGTATTTCTTTCCACCTATGAAGAAAGTGCAACAAGGAGAATTTCCCTTGCGGAAAAATTACGCCAATTGCCGTTGGCCTTCTTTGCCAAGAGAAATTTATCCGATTTAACAAATACAATCATGGGAGATTGTGCAACACTTGAACATGCTTTTTCACATGCAGTTCCCCAACTATTCGGTGCTATTCTGTCAACACTGGTTATCACTGCCGGATTACTTTACGTAGATTGGCGGATGGGAATAGCTGCTCTCTGGGTCGTACCCGCTGCTTTTCTCATGATTCTTGGTCCAAAATATCTGCAAAACAAAGCTGAATTAAAACATTATCATGCCAAACGGGCTTGCGCTGACAAAATACAAGAATGCCTTGAAACTATCCAAAATATAAAAGCTTGCACGATGAAAGAGCAATATATGCAAGAATTAAATGAAAAACTCGATTACGCTGAACAAACCCAAATCCATTCTGAATTGCTAACCAGCACTTTGGTAACAAGTGCGCAAGCCGTTCTACGCCTTGGGCTTGTCTCCGTTGTATTGCTGGGCAGCTCATTATTAATCAGCGAAGAAATCGACCTGTTAACCTACTTTATTTTTCTGATTGCAGCTTCAAGGTTATATGATCCATTGTCAGGAACACTCGTCAATATTGCTGAAATTTTACTCGCTAGAATTCCCATCAAGCGTATGCAAGAACTAGAAGCACATCCCATTCCGCAAGGTAAAAAAGATGCGGAACTCGCTGACTATGATATCGTATTCGACCATGTTTCATTTTCCTATCATACCAATGAACCGGTATTAAAAGACATTTCCTTTGTTGCAAAACAAGGCGAAGTAACCGCCCTAGTCGGTCCTTCCGGAGGAGGAAAAAGCACTGCTGCCAAACTGGCGGCACGATTTTGGGATGTAAATGCTGGGAAAATTACACTTGGCGGGCAGGATATCACGACAATAGATCCCGAAGCATTACTGAAACAATACGCGATTGTCTTTCAAGATGTCGTATTATTCAATACTACCATCATGGAAAATATTCGCTTAGGTAAACGAAATGCAACCGATCAAGAAGTACGAACTGCAGCAACACTTGCCATGTGCGATGAATTTGTCTCACAGCTTCCTTTAGGTTATCAAACCGTGATCGGTGAAAATGGCTCTACACTATCCGGTGGAGAACGACAACGCATCTCTATTGCCAGAGCCATTCTTAAAAACGCACCCATTGTTTTACTTGATGAAGTAACGGCTTCTTTAGATGTGGAAAACGAAACAAAAATCCAAACTGCCTTAACCGCACTGATAAAAAACAAAACTGTTTTAATCATTGCCCATCGCATGAGAACTGTTGCCAATGCAGATAAAATTGTAGTATTATCTGATGGATACGTGGCCCAACAAGGAGCTCCAGCGGATCTAGTAAAAGAAAATGGTTTATACCAGAACATGGTCGAAATTCAAAAGCAAAATATGAATTGGACCTTATAA
- a CDS encoding membrane-associated protease 1: MGYTLSVKGKDGDLFLDEDIINSANVDIATPNNSMAKSTNVVTTLFITGKLTHDSIIGISDKDTLKLFKWSLVTAQDTDAYRDVTVKVISAGRQFRTIHFPNAFIIDYSERYSSNAGMGEFSLVIRQKADKFTDVQAD; encoded by the coding sequence ATGGGATATACATTATCGGTTAAAGGGAAAGATGGAGACCTTTTCTTAGATGAGGACATTATAAATTCTGCAAATGTTGATATTGCTACGCCTAATAATTCAATGGCTAAGTCGACAAATGTTGTAACCACATTATTTATAACTGGAAAGCTCACTCATGATAGCATCATAGGAATATCTGATAAGGATACGTTAAAGTTGTTTAAATGGTCGTTAGTTACAGCACAGGATACAGATGCTTATCGTGATGTAACAGTCAAAGTTATTTCTGCTGGACGTCAATTTCGAACAATTCATTTCCCTAATGCTTTTATTATTGATTACAGTGAAAGATATTCTTCGAATGCTGGAATGGGCGAGTTTTCTTTGGTAATACGACAAAAAGCAGATAAATTTACTGATGTACAGGCTGATTAA